A genomic region of Miscanthus floridulus cultivar M001 chromosome 3, ASM1932011v1, whole genome shotgun sequence contains the following coding sequences:
- the LOC136543238 gene encoding wax ester synthase/diacylglycerol acyltransferase 11-like — translation MTSQISPCNHLLLRSSCCTNSIAMAEQPVSPVERLMKDLYVVVSIGLATPLNLAVFRAGIEAQLARHPYFRSIQVTDDKDDGGSGTPRWVPTTVNVDDHIVVVPALDSAADPDKAVEDYLASLSTLPMDHTRPPWDFHFLDVTTSEAASTVALRVHHALADGMALITLLISSSRSAADPAKAAPLPPLPARTGAVYAPPRQQRRPGSSSSSALGLPLVLAWVWSYLVLAWHTLVDVATFVNTIFFRGDTETLFKRANHGGDGADDSHRRMRFVHRTFSLDDVKFVKNAMNYTVNDVLIGITSAALSRYFFRRTGDTKTREIVLRSILPVNTRPAASLQMDVNMIETGKSNAVRWGNRLGYIILPFHLAMHDDPLEYVRKAKQVIDRKKNSLEMHVVHLSIDIVFKVFGPKAGAYIFNKLLRNTTMALSNLIGPPEQIELCGHPVAYIAPSVYGLQQAITVHYQSYNNTIKVVLAVDEAQFPDSSQLLDDFAECLKLTKDAAAKTMSTKMIKNE, via the exons ATGACG AGTCAGATCAGTCCATGCAACCATCTCCTACTACGTAGCAGCTGCTGCACCAACTCGATCGCCATGGCGGAGCAGCCCGTGAGCCCTGTGGAGAGGCTGATGAAGGACCTGTACGTGGTCGTCTCCATCGGGCTCGCGACGCCACTGAACCTCGCAGTCTTCCGGGCCGGCATCGAGGCCCAGCTCGCTCGCCACCCCTACTTCCGGAGCATCCAGGTGACGGACGACAAGGACGACGGCGGCAGCGGCACGCCGCGGTGGGTGCCCACGACGGTGAACGTGGACGACCACATCGTCGTCGTGCCGGCGCTGGACTCCGCCGCCGACCCGGACAAGGCCGTGGAGGACTACCTGGCGTCCCTGTCCACGCTGCCCATGGACCACACGCGCCCGCCCTGGGACTTCCACTTCCTCGACGTCACGACCTCCGAGGCGGCCTCCACCGTGGCGCTGCGCGTCCACCACGCCCTCGCCGACGGCATGGCGCTCATCACGCTGCTCATCTCCTCCTCGCGCAGCGCCGCCGACCCGGCCAAGGCCGCGCCCCTGCCCCCGCTGCCCGCGCGCACCGGCGCCGTCTACGCGCCGCCAAGGCAACAAcgacgaccggggtcgtcgtcgtcgtcagcgctGGGGCTGCCTCTCGTTCTCGCGTGGGTCTGGTCCTACCTCGTGCTCGCGTGGCACACCCTGGTTGACGTTGCCACCTTCGTCAACACCATCTTCTTCCGCGGAGACACGGAGACGCTGTTCAAGCGAGCAAAccatggcggcgacggcgccGACGACTCGCACCGCCGCATGCGTTTCGTCCACCGGACCTTCAGCCTTGACGACGTCAAGTTCGTCAAGAATGCCATGAACTAC ACCGTCAATGATGTGCTTATTGGAATAACTTCTGCTGCTCTATCACGATATTTTTTTCGGAGGACTG GTGACACAAAGACAAGGGAAATAGTATTGAGATCAATACTCCCTGTCAACACAAGGCCAGCCGCTAGCCTACAA ATGGATGTTAATATGATTGAAACTGGTAAGAGTAATGCTGTGAGATGGGGAAATCGACTGGGCTACATCATCCTCCCATTTCATCTAGCCATGCACGATGATCCGCTTGAATATGTTCGCAAGGCGAAACAGGTTATAGATAGGAAAAAGAATTCACTAGAAATGCACGTCGTACATTTGTCTATCGACATTGTCTTCAAAGTATTTGGCCCAAAG GCAGGAGCTTATATCTTCAATAAACTGCTCAGAAACACAACCATGGCTCTCTCAAACTTGATTGGGCCACCTGAGCAGATAGAGTTATGTGGCCATCCAGTTGCCTACATTGCACCTAGCGTCTATGGGCTTCAACAA GCTATTACAGTGCACTACCAAAGTTACAACAACACCATCAAAGTCGTTCTAGCTGTTGATGAGGCACAGTTTCCAGATTCTAGCCAACTCTTGGACGACTTCGCCGAGTGCCTCAAGCTTACCAAGGACGCCGCTGCAAAGACGATGTCAACGAAAATGATTAAGAACGAGTAA